CGAGCCGTGAAAGATTTTTGGGGATTGGATGAGCGTAGCGTCATGGTGATTGCCGACCCACGCGGCGGCAACCTATTGAGCTTTAGCGTCGGAGATGCGCTCTACAATTTAATGCCACGCACCTTCTGGATTGAGTTGCAAACTCGCTACGGCAACCAATTCTTTGTTCGAGATAACGGTGAAGATGGTTCAATTTTGGGCGCTTTAGAGTCAATTAAGACATGTTTACGTCAGGGAGGATGTCAATTTGTTCCAGGCTTGCCGAGAGAACAGTGGATTCTGACCCTAGTGACCTCAGTCTTGGGAGGCGTAATTTGTGGTTTTGCGGCTCAACCTCGTGATGGAAAGCTTTTTTCTTGGCAGTGGGCGCTGCTTTTTTCTCCTTTATGGGGCATTTTGTTTATTGCGTTCGGTATTGGTCCGGTGGTATCACGAACTTCTGAGTGGGTGCCATTGGTGCGGAATATTGCTGGGTTTGTGTTAGGGGCGTTGGTTGCATATTTATCACCAATGTTGAATTCTTCTTCGCCTTCTGAAACGTAAATTGGGCAACAAGGGTAATAAACTGGGGATTGATTCCATTCGTCCCCTGTTGCGTTATGAAGTCTCGCTCTTTCTTTTCGGCGCTGGCATTGGCTGTGATCATTCTGCTAGGGGTGGGTGCGGGTGGTGCTTACTGGTTAGCAAGTAGTTCGCCACTGGGCGGAAAGATCAGTTCTCCTGGAATGCCGTCAGCAGCGATTTTTATGTCGAGGCGATCGCCCATTGTTGCCTCGTTTTTTGGCAATCCCGATCGCTTAATTTCAGGCGGACTAGTCTTTACGCCGCCAACTCAACGCCGAGCCATGCAAACAGAGTTTAAGCAGTTTCAAAATAGCTTGCTGGCGGATACCCATTTGAATTACTCCCATGATATTCAGCCCTGGGCAGGCGATGAGATGACTTGGGCGTGGACGGCGACAGATTTGGATCGAGACAGTGACAATGGTCAGCAGCCCGGATATTTGGTAGCGATCGCCACTGATAAACCGGAGCAAGCTCAGGAATCTTTAGAAAGATTTTGGCAGAAACGAGTCGCTAAGGGAGCCGATTTAGTAGCCGAGCAATATCTCGGTGTGCCAATTGTTTATGGTGCTGAGTCTTTGGCGAGTGCAGTAGTGGGCGATCGCTTTGTTCTATTCGCTAATCATCCTAAGGTATTGCGCGATGCTCTCAACAATGCCCAAGTTCCAGAGCTAAACCTAAGCAACAGCAAAGTTTATCAACAAATTACGACAAACTTACCCGCTGAATCCTTGGGCTTGATGGTCATTAATCTGCCCCAGTTGGCAACTGTAGGAGGGAACTCGTTACCGCTTAACCCGCTGTATGACTGTCTAGTGATGACTGCGAAGTTAGCTCCACAAGGATTACTGGCAGACGCAACGCTTCTGTCTACAACAGGAACAACGGCTGAGACAACCATTACGCAACCTGCTCTGTCTGCTCCTGTCGATGCCCTGAAGTTTATTCCAAAAGGCTTAGTCACGGCTGCGGGAACGAATGTTAAGCAGGTTTTGGCACAGTTTGAAACTGATTTAGTCGGCTATGAAACGATCGCCAAGTTATTGCAACAGCCCATTGCCAAGCTTGAAAAACAGTGGAATATTAGCCTTTCAGAGGACGTGCTGAGTTGGATGCCAGGAGAGTATGCGCTGGGAATGTTGCCTCGTTCTGAAGGGACGAATGATTGGATATTTGTCACGCGGCAATCGGCTGAAACGACTGAGGGGTTGAAGCGTCTGAATGCGATCGCTCAAACTCAGGGCATTAGTTTAGGATCTGTGCCACTAGGCGAAACAAAAATTACTGCCTGGACAACCTTGCAAACCGTTCCTAAGCCCCGTGCTAATTCCCCAAAAAACGCCGCATCTAAGCTAATGACCATTCAAGCTAAAGTTGAGGGTGTTCACGCCAGCGTCAATGGCTACGAAATTTTTGCTACTTCTCTAGAGGCAATGGAGCAAGCAATCCAGGCTGCCCAAGCGCCTGTGGCAGAAGATAGGCAGCGGGCGATCGCCGCCTTAGCACCGCGCAATAACGGCTATTTGTTTTTAGATGAAGGCGCTTTGCAGATGTGGGGGCGATCGTTTGCCGATATCTCGGAGCACTCGCCTCAAGATATTTCCAAAAAAGTTCAGATCTTGTTAGATCATGTCGCATCAGCCACTCTCAGCAATTATGGAAGTGACGCTCAGGGGCAGCATAATGGCGTATTCGTTCAGTTGAAAAGATAACCTTGGTGCTTTCTCACCCTAGGAACGCTGTGCTGCTGAGATAGTTCAAGCTATCTCAACGGCTCTTAAAAACTCCTCCGCTGTGACTATCTTCACCTTACGAAATGGATTAAGTACCAGCAAATCTTTATCGCCGCTGACAATATACCCTGCTTGTCCGTTCAATGCCAGTTCCAGAACCTTATCATCTTTCGGATCGCGACATTCTTGTACCTTTTCAGTAACCTCAACTAGTGTTGCTCGTTCAACGAACGTTTCCAAGAACTCATCCTGTTCTTCACTTGTTACAAAGCGATTGAATTTCTCTCGTCCAAGCACGTTGCTAAGTTCTTCCAATAACTCAAGCGAAAACAGAACTTCCCCCTGTTTCAGAGCATACCGAAGTGCTTTCGAGGGATTACCACTACTAAACAGCAATGAACTCACAATCACATTTGTATCGAAAACATAACGCACCTTACCGCTCATTCAAAACTGAGTCCAAAATTTCTGGAGTCAACCCTCGCTCCTCTGCCTTCTGGCTGATGTCATCCATGACTTCTTCTAGTGCCCTTTTCTCACGAGTCGCCTGGGTCAATCTTAAGCTGAGCAACGTCTCAATTTTACGCCTTTGCTCTTCCGATGCAGTTTCAAAGATGTGAGCAGCTTCTAGATTAACATGAACGATAATGGGTTTTGTTTCCATGGTCTGAATAGGTTAGGAAGTTTTAGATTTAATACAGCATCAATCTTCTCTGGTGACAATGCCACTCTAGCTTGTAATGCAGCATATCACCATCGCCTCACTCTCCAATCTTAGAAAGTTCAAGCAAAAATAATTTCTTCAACCAAAAACCTCCCTAGAGCATTGGCGCACTCAACCCTGTAAGCGGCTGATTCTGCTGGGTTGCCTTTAGCCCTTTACTTTGGATCAGTACACCAAAGTTGCCTAACCCCATGGGGTTCATGAGGGCATGGAGAGATTCGCGACGGCGGAGGATGTCTTGCAGAGATTGGTCAGAGCTAGAAAGAGCAGCAAGGCGATCGCCCAGACCCAGCGCCATTAAAAATAATCCTTGTTGGGTGCGTTCCATATTCTGTAACCCAAACTGTTCACCCCACCGTTCCAATGCTGTGAAATTAACGTGAGCAGTAATGTCCTGTCGCCCGATCGCTAGGTATGGATCATCATGGTGTGCGTGTTGGTAATAGCACTGTAATGTTCCTTGAGTGCGAGTTGGGCTGTAGTAACGTTGGGCAGAGTAACCGTAATCAATCGTTAAGAGATAACCTTGATGGAGGCGATCGCTCACCGACTCTAGCCAGTCCAATGCTTGCAAATTGACTTCGCTACGATAGCCTTCAGGATAGGATTGAGCAGTTAAATTCACGTTCACTCTCTCGAAATACTCTGTCAATTTTGGGGTAGAAAGTTCTCCAATTGTTTCCTGAAAAGAAGTTCCAAGGTAGATCTCTTGCAGTGTTTTACCGACTCGCACCACTCGATGAACAGGAAAAGCATCGACTAACTCATTCGAGAAACAGCAGCCTACGATCGAATCGTTAGGGATCTCTTCCCAAGTTTGCCAGGTTAGACTTCCCCATGATTCAGCAAACTTCCCGAATCGGCGCTGTTGCTCTGCGGCTAGGGCAGGCGATTTTTCGATAATGATATACTGTAGTGCTTCAAAGCAGGCAAAATGGTATTTATGAAGATAACGAAGAATGTCTTGGACGAGTAGCCCTTGTCCGGCTCCCATTTCGATTAAGGTAAACGGATTAGGGCGCTCTAGGATTTCCCACATTTGGACAAATTGTTGGGCTAGAAGTTCGCCGAAGTCAGAACCCAGGTGAGAAGAAGTCAAGAAATCGCTTTGAATTCCTTCTCCTGATTGATTCGTAGCATAGTAGCCCTGCTGCGGATGATAAAGGGCTAGATCCATAAATTCAGCAAAAGTAATTCTTTGCTCAGATCTCTTGGCAATCTGCTCAGCAATTATTTTACAGAGAATTGAATTACTTTCTGCAATCTCCATTACTATCTCCCGTCCTATCTAGCTTCCTAGCGTAGTATCTTTTGTTCTTCTTGAAGTGAATTCAGGGGAATTAAAAAAGCAGGACAACGATCTGCCCTGCCCTTCCATCAATTAAGTGAGATTCTAAGTAAGAGTCAATGAATCATCCAAAAGCTCTTAAGCTAGAGCCTCTGCTCCACCGACAACCTCTAAAATCTCCTGAGTAATTGCCGCCTGACGAGCCTTGTTATAGGTCAATGTCAAGCTTAGGATGAGTTCCTTTGCATTCTCGCTGGCATTATTCATGGCTGTCATCCGAGCCGCCAATTCACTTGCCGAAGACTCCTGTAGCGCCCGCAATAGTTGATTATTCAAATACAGCGGCAACAATGCGTCCAAAATTTGAGTGGGATCTTGCTCAAAAATCATGTCTTTAGGCAGCGGTTTAGGCGCGCTTGCCTCCACTTTATCCCGTTCTACCACAAACGTTCCGCCCCGACTGGTCAGCCGGAAGATCTCGTCGTCTGCCACTTCTAACCCTTGAGGATCTAGCGGCAGAAGGGTTTGAATGACTGGGCGAGAACTGACCAGAGATACAAATTTGGTGTAGATTAACTCCACCCGATCGACTGACTCAGACAAGAAGAGTGATAGCAGTTCGTCAGCAATCTTGGAGGCATCAGCCGCCGAGGGAACCTGATCCAAATTCATAAAAGATGCGCTAATGGGCTGGTCTCGGCGTTGAAAATACTGGGTAGCTTTGCGCCCGACCAATACAAATTTGTAGTCGATACCCTCTGCTTTTAGTTCATTCGCCCTAGTTTCAGCGCGTTTGATGATGCTGCTGTTATAGCCACCGCACAAGCCTCGATCGCCCGAAATCACTAAAATGCCCACCGACTTAACTTCCCGCTTTCGCAGCAAAGGCAAGTCAGCATCTTCAAACTGAAGCCGAGCTTGCAAGCCATAAAGAACTTGCGCCAAGCGATCGGCAAAGGGACGAGTGGCTGTGACTTGCTCTTGAGCGCGGCGCACCTTGGCAGCCGCAACCAATCGCATTGCTTCTGTAATTTTTTTAGTATTCTTGACCGAATCGATGCGATCGCGAATTGCTTTGAGATTTGCCATAGTTTTAATTCCTCAGATCGCAGTCATGGGCGGTCTAGCGATCGCCCATAAGCTAACAGGGTTACACAGATGCCAGGAAGGTCTTTTTAGATTCAGCGATCGCTTCTTTCAAAACGGATTCCGCTTCATCGCCCAGCTTTTTCTCACTGGCAATCAATTCACCGTACTTGGGCTTGCTGTTCTTCAGATAATCGCGCAGAGATTTCGTATAGCTGGTCACCTGCTCAACCGGAACATCATCCAAATGACCGTTGATGCCAGCATAAATAATGGCGACTTGTTCCGCGACTGACAGCGGGGAGTACTGAGGCTGCTTCAAAATTTCCCGTAGACGCTGACCCCGTGCAAGCTGGTTTTGAGTCGTTTTGTCCAAGTCAGAAGCAAACTGAGCGAATGCTTGCAACTCGTCAAACTGAGCCAACTCTAGCTTTACCTTACCCGACACCTGCTTCATGGCTTTGGTTTGTGCCGCAGAACCAACTCGGGATACCGAAATACCAGGATTCACTGCGGGACGCTGACCGGAGTTGAAGAGGTTGGAGGACAGGAAGATTTGACCGTCTGTGATCGAAATAACGTTGGTAGGAATGTACGCCGAAACGTCCCCCGCTTGGGTTTCTACAATAGGTAACGCGGTCATACTGCCTTCGCCTAGTTCAGGGCTGAGCTTAGCGGCACGCTCTAACAAACGAGAGTGAAGATAGAACACATCGCCAGGATACGCTTCACGACCGGGCGGACGACGGAGCAGCAAGGACATTTGGCGGTAGGCTTGGGCTTGCTTCGACAAGTCATCATAAACCACTAGGGTTGCTTGACCTTTGTACATGAAGTACTCAGCTAAGGTTGCGCCTGTGTAGGGAGCCAGGTATTGCAGCGCGGCAGGGTCGTTAGCGTTGGCGGCGACGACGATGGTGTAGTCAAGAGCGCCCTTTTCCCGAAGCACGTCAGCGACTTGAGCAACGGTTGAAGTCTTTTGACCGATCGCCACGTAAACGCAAATAACGCCTGTGCCTTTTTGGTTCAGGATGGTGTCAACCGCGATCGTCGTTTTCCCAGTTTGGCGATCGCCAATGATTAACTCTCGCTGTCCACGACCAACCGGAATCATCGCGTCGATCGCGGTGATTCCGGTTTGCATCGGTTCATAAACCGACTTCCGTTCAATAATGCCAGGAGCCGGAGACTCAATCAGGCGACTTTCGCTACAGACGATTTCGCCTTTGCCATCAAGGGGACGAGCCAGCGCATCCACAACGCGACCAATCATCGCATCGCCCACAGGAATAGAAGCAATTTTGCCTGAAGAGGTAACGGCGCTTCCCTCTTGGATGCCTAAGCCAGTGCCCATTAACACCGCACCGACGTTGTCTTCTTCCAAGTTGAGCGCGATGCCGACTGTGCCATCTTCAAAATCGAGTAGCTCACCCGACATGGCGTTTTCCAAACCGTAGATGCGGGCGATGCCGTCTCCAACTTGGAGCACTGTACCCACATTGGCAGTTTTTACGCCTTGGTCGTACTGCTCAATTTGCTGTTGAATAATGCTGCTGATTTCATCAGGTCTGATACTAATTGCCATAGGTAACTCTCTCGAATGAAAAGATTAAGGACAGAGAAGACTGGGTTAGCCTGCACCGAGGCGCATTGTGATCCGGCGAAGCTGGGAGCGAAGGCTGGCATCAATGACTTGAGAGCCAACTTTGATGATGACACCCCCAATTAGGTCAGGATCGATTCGGGTTTCAAACTCAACTTGAGAAGCCTGGGTCATTGCCAAAACTTGATGGCGAATGGATTCGCGCTGTTCATCAGAAATTTCGACGGCTGAGGTAACTTCTGCCAAAACGGTTTTCTGAAGTTGGCGCAACAGGACGCGGAACTGTTGACAAATATTTTCTAAGAAAGTAATCCTGCCGCGATCGACCAATACCAAAAGAAATTTTAACGTGAAGGGGTGAATCTGAGAGCCAAGCGCCTGGCTGAGAACGGCTTTTTTGGCTTCGACCCCCACAAGGGGACTTTCTACACAGGCAAGGAACTCAGGAGAATCTTTGAGCAACCCTAAAATACCAGCCATGTCCTCACCAATTTGATCCACCAGATTGTTGGACTGGGCAAGAGACATAATTGCCTGAGCATAAGGCTCGGAAATTTCAGCCGCCATTAAACCAGACTTCATGAAGCACCTCCCATCATGGCAATACTGCGATCGACGAGTTGCTTTTGGGTATCGGCACTCAGTCCAGAGTTAAGTTGAGCTTCTACTTTTTCCAGGGCTAGGGCAGCGACGCGCTGGCGCAATTCGGTCATGACCCTTTCCTGTTGAGAGTTGAGGTCCTGAGCCGCAGAGGCTTTCAAACGCTCAATGTCTTGAGCAGATTGAGCCATGATTTCTGCTCTGGCCACCTGGGCGCTGGCTTCGGCATCCGTTTTAATGCGTGTAGCTTCAGTTTTGGCTTGTGCTAGCTTTTGCTGTTGGCTAGCAAGGGCAGCAGAGGCTTCCTGCTTGCGTTTTTCGGCATCTTTGATAGCGAGCTCGATTTGCGATCGCCGCTCAGCCAATGTTTTGCCCAAAAAGTTACGAGCCAGGTAGACGACCACTCCTAGCACGATCGCCAGGTTGATCAGGTTCGTATCTAAAATATTGAGATTAAGCCCAAAGCCTGCTTCTTCGGCTGTGGCAGCAGTTAGTAATATGAGCGTCCCCATGGTTTCCATCTAACGAGTTACTGTGCTGTATCCGAACAATTACATTCAAATTAATTAAAGACCTGTGACCCTAACAGCTTCTCCAAGATCTGACGGCTCAGACCATCAACCTGCTGTTCCAGCGACTGCATCGCCGCCGCTTTTTGCTGGTCTAGCTCTTGCTGCACTTGTTCGCGCTGTGCCTGAGCTTCTTTTTGGGCTTCAGCAATTTGGGCTGCCGCAATTTTCTGAGCTTCTGCCTCGGCATTGGTAATCACTAACTGAGACTGCCGACGGGTATCCGCTAGCTCTTTCTCATACTGCTTTGCCAAGTTCTCGGCGTTTGCCAACCGCTCTTGAGCGCCTGTCTGGGTAGAACGGATGTAACCATCGCGATCGTCCAATGACTTCATCAAGGGCTTGTAAAAAACTGCGTTTAGCGCAACCATCAGCAACAAAAACTGTACCGCCATCAAGGGAAGAGTGGCATCAAAATCAAACATTTTTTGCCTCCTGGGCGATTGCGCTTTCTACAGTGACTCTGTCTTGTGTCATATCTTCCTACGTTCTGCACTGGGGACGAAATGCGCCCCCAGTGCAAATTTATCCTATGCGAAAGGGTTGGCAAACAGAAGCACCAATGCAATAACCAAACCGTAGATAGTCAAAGATTCCATGAACGCCAGAGTCAACAAGAGCGTACCGCGAATCTTGCCTTCAGCTTCAGGCTGACGAGCAATGCCTTCAACCGCGCTGCTTGATGCATTACCTTGACCAATACCAGGACCGATCGAAGCCAGACCAATTGCCAAGGCGGCAGCAATAACGGAAGAAGAAGCAACTAATGGATCCATGATTTTTTCCTTTCGGGTTGTACAAAATTACAGAGAGAATTGATTCAGTAATCAATTAATTGTTTGCGCAGGAGCTACGCTCTACCGGATGGTCACCATTCCGACGGGAATTGCGAACCAAATCCGAGTCTTGTTTAAGGAACTAGTGTTCCTCATGGGCTTCATCACCATGCCCTTCGAGAGCTTCGTGGATGTATGCACCTGCTAAGGTGGCAAATACTAATGCCTGAATGGCACTAGTAAATAGACCTAGCAGCATGACTGGAATGGGTACGACCAAAGGCACCAACAGAACCAGCACAGCCACGACTAACTCATCTGCCAGAATGTTTCCAAAAAGTCGGAAACTGAGGGAGAGGGGTTTCGTGAAATCTTCTAGGATGGCGATCGGCAACAGAATGGGAGTCGGCTCAACGTACTTGGCAAAGTATCCAAGTCCTCTTTTGCGGAACCCAGCATAGAAGTATGCCAGAGAGGTCAAGAGTGCCAACGCCACAGTCGTGTTGATGTCGCTGGTAGGAGCTGCAAGCTCGCCTACTGGCAGTTTGATTAACCGCCAAGGAAGCAATGCTCCTGACCAATTTGAGACAAAAATGAACAGGAATAAGGTACCAATGAACGGCAGCCAAGGGCGGTATTCCTTTTCACCCAGTTGATTTCTGGCAATGTCTCGCACAAACTCTAGGGCGTACTCCATGAAATTTTGCATCCCTTGAGGCACTCTCTGAATGTTGCGAGTGCCCAGCACCGATGCCGTCAGTAGCAGCCCAATCACAACCCAGCTTGTGATGAAAACTTGTCCGTGGAGCCTGAGTCCACCGAGTTGCCAGTAGAAATGATTGCCTACTTCTAACTCAGCTAAAGGAAACGTTGTAAGGGTATCCAGAAAACTTAGCATTTGCATTCCAAAGGATTGTCCAAATGAGGTGGACACAACAACGTTTCAGCTTGATCGACTAGCCTTCAGTCTTTCAGGTTTAGGAACCCTTCAGGTTTGGGGAGCCGATAAAATCTTCAACGTGTAAACGAGAATCGCTCCTTTAAAGGTGAGGAAACCTAAGAAAATAGGGAGGACTTGCAACTGGTTCCATTGAGATGCAATTACAATCACACCAATCAGTACCGCCAGTTGATTCTTTCCTATTTGTCCTTTCCCTCGACCGAGCTGTTCAACGTTTTTAGCCAACATTCTCAAGTAAACCATACCTGTGCACGCTCCAATCAGGTAATTCAGGGCAATGTTGAGGGAGTAGAAAATCCAGACGGCAATAAAAATGATTGCGGTCAGAATTAACGTCACCACCAACAGGTACTGCTGAAGACTGTAGTACTCCTCCATGGAGGAATTTGGCTCAAGGGGGAGTTCGCCGAGCGGGGCTTGGGCAGTGGTTTCGAGAGAGGATTCTGGCGGGTTCACAATATATATAAAGAGAGCACCAGGGTTGGCAAAAGTCATTTCTGACCCTCAAAAATCATATCATCGCTCGGCAATAATACTTAATACGATCTAGAAGCTCAAGATGTCTGGGTTGGAGCGAGCAAGATGAGGTGTTGGGCAACCAGCGATCGCACTCCCTCTAAATCCAATCCAGCTTCCTCCATCGCTTTCCTAACAGTTTGGGTTCCGTTGGGATTACAGGCTCTCAAAAATTTTACTTCTGCATCGTTTAACTTCACGACCTGATAATCGTAGTTAAACAAGCAGCCGCTCTCCCAGTTATCCATACAAGGACTGCGTTCAGGAATTGCTTCTAGGAGTGCTGAGTCATTGAGCCAGTCATTTTTGGGGAGGGGGGCACGACCTAAAAAGAATTCGTAGTGAGCGATCGTTTCAGGATCGAGGAGTTCAATGAGGCGATAGATCTGGCGATCGCTTAACCCATGCGCTCGTTCCATTAGCTCTGGCGCTTGGCTCAAGAGGCGATCGAGTTGCCACACCTTGGGGTTAGAAAAGCCCATGAATTCTAGTCCCGAAGCGTCAATTAACTCAAAGACTGTCTCAATGTTGTAGTCAATTTCTTGAGGATGGACATACATATCCGCAAAGCATTCATCCTTGTGGTTTTCCATCGACCAGCGATCGCGCTCTCGTTTGACAAGGCGATTATTTTCAGGCAAAGTCGCAAAAATTTTTCGCCCAACTTGTACGCCATCTGCATAGTTACCTTTTTGACTGCCTTGAAGGAGGGCGATCGCTTGTTGCATCAATTTAATTTCCCAGCGTCCTAACTCTCCATAGATAAAGATGTGGAGCAATCCGCCGGGAGCTAACTTTTGGGCTAATGCTTGGATACCCCGAATCGGATCGGGAGTGTGATGCAGCACGCCGACACAATTAATCAGATCAAATTCACCGGGCAGTTGCTCGACATCGAACAAGCTCATTTGATAGAACTCAACGCGATCAGCACCCGATCGCTGACAGCGTTCTTGCGCAACTGCCAAAGTGCCAGCGCTGAGGTCAATGCCAACCACTTGCGCCTGCGGATTAAGGTGAACTAGATATTCTGTCCCAACGCCCGAGCCGCATCCAGCATCAAGAATGCGAATGTCTTGGCGATCGGGCTTTTGTCCGGTGCAAAAACTGTAGGCAGTATTCCAATTCCAACGCCAGTTATAGCCAGGGGGCGGTTCGTCGAGAAGGGGTTCGGGAGGAAAGGGGTAAGTGTCGTAGAGTTTGGCAACTGCTGCGCTAATCGCTTGGGGGTCGGACATATTTTGTAAACTCACACGAAACCAGTAAGAATGAGTTTACCGAAAAGCGAGTTGCCAGTACGTAACCTTTAGAGATGAGGATTCGGGAAGTATGGGGACAGAAGAGCCTAGGGTTTAGGGTTGAGAGTATTGATAGCTTGAACGGCGATCGCAATTTGTTGCACTAATTCTGCGTCTGAGCCTTGATGGTTGAAAAGAATTTTGGTTTCTTTAAGCAGTTCGCTGTGGCCATGAAGGCGATCGCTACAGTAATAGGGTTGAGACAAAGTTTGCTGGGTCATGGGGTTCACTCTAAATAGTACACATGAACTAAGTACTAATGTATCGTAGCTTATTAGAAAGTCAAGCTAGCAAATAGATCCAGAAAACCTATGTCAGCACATCCTGACAAGGTAACGAAACTTAAAGTTCCTCTCAGGCTCGTCCCCCTAATCCCATAAGATCTGTGATATTGAGAAAGACATGGGAATCCAGAGCGTTGGGAAAATACATACTTTTTAATAATTCCAATGTTGGAACCCAAAACGTTTTAAGTTAGAAGTCAAGTCGATCGCCTAGAGTTGGTTCGGACGCTGCGGCTCA
Above is a window of Timaviella obliquedivisa GSE-PSE-MK23-08B DNA encoding:
- a CDS encoding TPM domain-containing protein, giving the protein MSKSPFHNLFKILVAFALVVTTWAIAPAAEAYDNPDLLPTSPTLIIDLANSLTAIQQDKLDQQLTDFETETGWKLRVLTQFDRTPGRAVKDFWGLDERSVMVIADPRGGNLLSFSVGDALYNLMPRTFWIELQTRYGNQFFVRDNGEDGSILGALESIKTCLRQGGCQFVPGLPREQWILTLVTSVLGGVICGFAAQPRDGKLFSWQWALLFSPLWGILFIAFGIGPVVSRTSEWVPLVRNIAGFVLGALVAYLSPMLNSSSPSET
- a CDS encoding F0F1 ATP synthase subunit A, giving the protein MQMLSFLDTLTTFPLAELEVGNHFYWQLGGLRLHGQVFITSWVVIGLLLTASVLGTRNIQRVPQGMQNFMEYALEFVRDIARNQLGEKEYRPWLPFIGTLFLFIFVSNWSGALLPWRLIKLPVGELAAPTSDINTTVALALLTSLAYFYAGFRKRGLGYFAKYVEPTPILLPIAILEDFTKPLSLSFRLFGNILADELVVAVLVLLVPLVVPIPVMLLGLFTSAIQALVFATLAGAYIHEALEGHGDEAHEEH
- a CDS encoding F0F1 ATP synthase subunit B codes for the protein METMGTLILLTAATAEEAGFGLNLNILDTNLINLAIVLGVVVYLARNFLGKTLAERRSQIELAIKDAEKRKQEASAALASQQQKLAQAKTEATRIKTDAEASAQVARAEIMAQSAQDIERLKASAAQDLNSQQERVMTELRQRVAALALEKVEAQLNSGLSADTQKQLVDRSIAMMGGAS
- a CDS encoding DUF3352 domain-containing protein, whose product is MKSRSFFSALALAVIILLGVGAGGAYWLASSSPLGGKISSPGMPSAAIFMSRRSPIVASFFGNPDRLISGGLVFTPPTQRRAMQTEFKQFQNSLLADTHLNYSHDIQPWAGDEMTWAWTATDLDRDSDNGQQPGYLVAIATDKPEQAQESLERFWQKRVAKGADLVAEQYLGVPIVYGAESLASAVVGDRFVLFANHPKVLRDALNNAQVPELNLSNSKVYQQITTNLPAESLGLMVINLPQLATVGGNSLPLNPLYDCLVMTAKLAPQGLLADATLLSTTGTTAETTITQPALSAPVDALKFIPKGLVTAAGTNVKQVLAQFETDLVGYETIAKLLQQPIAKLEKQWNISLSEDVLSWMPGEYALGMLPRSEGTNDWIFVTRQSAETTEGLKRLNAIAQTQGISLGSVPLGETKITAWTTLQTVPKPRANSPKNAASKLMTIQAKVEGVHASVNGYEIFATSLEAMEQAIQAAQAPVAEDRQRAIAALAPRNNGYLFLDEGALQMWGRSFADISEHSPQDISKKVQILLDHVASATLSNYGSDAQGQHNGVFVQLKR
- a CDS encoding F0F1 ATP synthase subunit B'; translated protein: MFDFDATLPLMAVQFLLLMVALNAVFYKPLMKSLDDRDGYIRSTQTGAQERLANAENLAKQYEKELADTRRQSQLVITNAEAEAQKIAAAQIAEAQKEAQAQREQVQQELDQQKAAAMQSLEQQVDGLSRQILEKLLGSQVFN
- a CDS encoding putative toxin-antitoxin system toxin component, PIN family; this translates as MSGKVRYVFDTNVIVSSLLFSSGNPSKALRYALKQGEVLFSLELLEELSNVLGREKFNRFVTSEEQDEFLETFVERATLVEVTEKVQECRDPKDDKVLELALNGQAGYIVSGDKDLLVLNPFRKVKIVTAEEFLRAVEIA
- a CDS encoding F0F1 ATP synthase subunit delta, producing the protein MKSGLMAAEISEPYAQAIMSLAQSNNLVDQIGEDMAGILGLLKDSPEFLACVESPLVGVEAKKAVLSQALGSQIHPFTLKFLLVLVDRGRITFLENICQQFRVLLRQLQKTVLAEVTSAVEISDEQRESIRHQVLAMTQASQVEFETRIDPDLIGGVIIKVGSQVIDASLRSQLRRITMRLGAG
- the atpA gene encoding F0F1 ATP synthase subunit alpha, with amino-acid sequence MAISIRPDEISSIIQQQIEQYDQGVKTANVGTVLQVGDGIARIYGLENAMSGELLDFEDGTVGIALNLEEDNVGAVLMGTGLGIQEGSAVTSSGKIASIPVGDAMIGRVVDALARPLDGKGEIVCSESRLIESPAPGIIERKSVYEPMQTGITAIDAMIPVGRGQRELIIGDRQTGKTTIAVDTILNQKGTGVICVYVAIGQKTSTVAQVADVLREKGALDYTIVVAANANDPAALQYLAPYTGATLAEYFMYKGQATLVVYDDLSKQAQAYRQMSLLLRRPPGREAYPGDVFYLHSRLLERAAKLSPELGEGSMTALPIVETQAGDVSAYIPTNVISITDGQIFLSSNLFNSGQRPAVNPGISVSRVGSAAQTKAMKQVSGKVKLELAQFDELQAFAQFASDLDKTTQNQLARGQRLREILKQPQYSPLSVAEQVAIIYAGINGHLDDVPVEQVTSYTKSLRDYLKNSKPKYGELIASEKKLGDEAESVLKEAIAESKKTFLASV
- a CDS encoding SAM-dependent methyltransferase, with protein sequence MEIAESNSILCKIIAEQIAKRSEQRITFAEFMDLALYHPQQGYYATNQSGEGIQSDFLTSSHLGSDFGELLAQQFVQMWEILERPNPFTLIEMGAGQGLLVQDILRYLHKYHFACFEALQYIIIEKSPALAAEQQRRFGKFAESWGSLTWQTWEEIPNDSIVGCCFSNELVDAFPVHRVVRVGKTLQEIYLGTSFQETIGELSTPKLTEYFERVNVNLTAQSYPEGYRSEVNLQALDWLESVSDRLHQGYLLTIDYGYSAQRYYSPTRTQGTLQCYYQHAHHDDPYLAIGRQDITAHVNFTALERWGEQFGLQNMERTQQGLFLMALGLGDRLAALSSSDQSLQDILRRRESLHALMNPMGLGNFGVLIQSKGLKATQQNQPLTGLSAPML
- a CDS encoding F0F1 ATP synthase subunit gamma, coding for MANLKAIRDRIDSVKNTKKITEAMRLVAAAKVRRAQEQVTATRPFADRLAQVLYGLQARLQFEDADLPLLRKREVKSVGILVISGDRGLCGGYNSSIIKRAETRANELKAEGIDYKFVLVGRKATQYFQRRDQPISASFMNLDQVPSAADASKIADELLSLFLSESVDRVELIYTKFVSLVSSRPVIQTLLPLDPQGLEVADDEIFRLTSRGGTFVVERDKVEASAPKPLPKDMIFEQDPTQILDALLPLYLNNQLLRALQESSASELAARMTAMNNASENAKELILSLTLTYNKARQAAITQEILEVVGGAEALA
- the atpE gene encoding ATP synthase F0 subunit C; this encodes MDPLVASSSVIAAALAIGLASIGPGIGQGNASSSAVEGIARQPEAEGKIRGTLLLTLAFMESLTIYGLVIALVLLFANPFA